One Nicotiana sylvestris chromosome 12, ASM39365v2, whole genome shotgun sequence genomic window carries:
- the LOC104236300 gene encoding WAT1-related protein At5g07050-like, with translation MEGKGECGCSFFQRAKPYIAMISLQFGYAGMNIITKVSLNRGMSHYVLVVYRHAFATAVIAPFALILERKIRPKMSLMMFLQIFVLGLLGPVIDQNFYYAGLKYTSPTFSCAMSNMLPAMTFVMAVICRMEKVDIKKVRCQAKVLGTIVTVAGAMLMTLYKGHVVNLLWSNHTTINSSVQETSGANSDKDWFKGSILLIFATLAWASFFILQNIAMRKYTAPLSLTALVCFMGTLQSIAVTFVMEHKPSVWTIGFDMNLLAAAYAGIVSSSIAYYVQGVVMEKRGPVFVTAFSPLMMIIVATMGSFILAEKIYIGGILGAVLIVAGLYSVLWGKYKEYKEKEIEEAIIPEAVKGVNGNNQMMILPDNEAINDIEMQKNSDANKIQTPIN, from the exons atggaAGGAAAAGGAGAATGTGGTTGCAGTTTTTTTCAAAGGGCTAAGCCTTATATAGCCATGATTTCCTTGCAATTTGGGTATGCAGGAATGAATATTATTACAAAAGTTTCTCTTAATAGGGGAATGAGTCATTATGTTCTGGTTGTCTATAGGCATGCTTTTGCTACTGCAGTTATTGCTCCCTTTGCTCTTATTCTTGAAAG AAAAATTAGGCCAAAGATGTCACTCATGATGTTCTTGCAAATATttgtattgggtcttttgggacCAGTGATTGATCAAAATTTTTACTACGCTGGACTCAAATATACATCCCCAACATTTTCATGTGCTATGAGCAACATGCTACCTGCTATGACATTTGTCATGGCAGTGATCTGCAG GATGGAGAAAGTTGACATAAAGAAAGTTAGATGCCAAGCAAAAGTGTTGGGAACAATAGTAACAGTAGCTGGAGCCATGTTAATGACATTGTACAAAGGCCATGTTGTTAACTTGTTATGGTCAAATCACACTACTATTAATTCTAGTGTACAAGAAACCAGTGGAGCTAATTCTGATAAAGATTGGTTTAAAGGTTCAATTCTCCTCATTTTTGCAACTCTTGCTTGGgcttctttcttcattcttcag AATATCGCAATGAGGAAATACACAGCTCCACTTTCTCTAACTGCACTTGTTTGCTTTATGGGAACCTTACAATCTATAGCAGTCACATTTGTAATGGAGCACAAGCCTTCTGTTTGGACTATTGGATTTGACATGAATCTATTAGCTGCTGCCTATGCA GGAATAGTATCATCAAGTATAGCATACTATGTACAAGGTGTTGTAATGGAGAAAAGAGGACCTGTTTTTGTGACTGCTTTTAGTCCTTTAATGATGATTATTGTTGCAACTATGGGCTctttcattcttgctgaaaaaatCTATATTGGAGG AATTCTTGGGGCAGTGCTCATAGTGGCAGGGCTATACTCAGTTCTATGGGGAAAATACAAGGAGTACAAAGAGAAGGAAATTGAGGAGGCAATAATTCCTGAAGCAGTGAAGGGAGTTAACGGAAATAATCAAATGATGATTCTTCCAGATAATGAAGCAattaatgatatagaaatgcaaAAAAATAGTGATGCAAACAAAATCCAAACTCCAATTAATTAG